Proteins from a genomic interval of Cottoperca gobio chromosome 8, fCotGob3.1, whole genome shotgun sequence:
- the cdr2l gene encoding cerebellar degeneration-related protein 2-like codes for MLRAGRMEEFVTEEEEPWYDQRDLEQDLHLAAELGKTLLERNKELEDSLQEMYINNEEQVQEIEYLSKQLEMLREMNEQHAKVYEQLDVTARELEITNEKLVLESKASHQKIDRLTGTMEILQGQVESLTTRVEELRTLEELRVRREKKERRKTVHSFPCLKELCTAPRYEDGFLLANPGSVDLAESRPVDEENERLRDIVSSLRSAVSTERSQREGAERECASVLQEFELLEQRLLGAEGCQLRVQELEAELQEMQQLRKSRVCLIGGMEDSLETLLSNGPETDTPEEGVGLVDGGAGETGGAGQQGGPVRKSCSDTALNAISARDASGRRQGSYALHANGVRKRGMSILREVDEQYHALLEKYEELLGKCRRHEESLCHAGVQTSRPVSRDPSMKDYSMVCAGPSTSSAVAAIPTPPPTPSTPEALEGISRQVEQVDKRLSQNTPEYKALFKEIFSRLQKTKSDMNSTKSKKSHK; via the exons ACCTGCACTTGGCAGCTGAACTCGGCAAGACCCTCCTGGAACGCAACAAGGAGCTGGAGGACTCCCTACAAGAGATGTACATCAACAATGAGGAGCAAGTGCAAGAGATAGAG TACCTGTCGAAGCAGTTGGAAATGTTAAGAGAGATGAACGAGCAGCACGCAAAGGTGTATGAACAACTGGATGTGACGGCCAGAGAGCTGGAGATCACCAATGAGAAACTGGTGCTGGAGAGCAAAGCCTCTCATCAGAAAATAGACAG gtTGACGGGCACCATGGAGATCTTGCAGGGTCAGGTGGAGAGCCTGACGACTCGGGTGGAGGAGCTGCGAACTCTGGAGGAGCTGAGGGTCcgcagagagaagaaggaacGCCGCAAGACCGTGCACTCCTTCCCCTGCCTCAAAGAGCTCTGCACTGCGCCAAG GTATGAGGATGGTTTCCTGTTGGCCAACCCGGGCAGTGTGGACCTGGCTGAGAGCCGGCCGGTGGACGAGGAGAATGAGCGCCTGAGAGACATTGTGTCTTCCCTGCGCTCAGCTGTGTCCACAGAGCGGTCCCAGAGGGAGGGCGCGGAGCGGGAGTGTGCCTCTGTGCTGCAAGAGTTTGAGCTTCTGGAGCAGCGTCTCTTAGGAGCTGAGGGCTGCCAGCTGCGGGTTCAGGAGCTCGAGGCTGAGCTCCAGGAGATGCAGCAGCTGAGGAAGTCCAGGGTTTGTCTGATTGGGGGCATGGAAGACAGCCTCGAGACGCTGCTCAGCAACGGCCCTGAGACAGACACCCCAGAGGAGGGCGTAGGGCTGGTGGATGGAGGTGCTGGAGAGACGGGGGGCGCTGGGCAACAGGGAGGCCCAGTGAGGAAAAGCTGCAGCGACACAGCTCTGAATGCCATCTCGGCCCGCGACGCCTCAGGTAGGCGCCAGGGCAGCTATGCCCTCCATGCCAATGGCGTGCGCAAACGTGGCATGTCCATCCTGCGGGAGGTGGACGAGCAGTACCACGCCCTGCTGGAGAAGTACGAGGAGCTGCTGGGGAAGTGCCGACGTCACGAGGAGAGCCTGTGCCACGCCGGGGTGCAGACCTCGCGGCCTGTCTCCAGAGACCCCTCCATGAAGGACTACAGCATGGTCTGCGCGGGGCCTTCCACATCTAGCGCGGTTGCAGCCATTCCCACGCCTCCTCCAACCCCCTCCACCCCGGAGGCCCTGGAGGGGATCAGCAggcaggtggagcaggtggacAAACGCCTCAGCCAGAACACGCCGGAGTACAAGGCCCTGTTCAAAGAGATCTTCTCCCGCTTGCAGAAGACCAAGAGTGATATGAACTCCACCAAGAGCAAAAAGAGTCACAAATAA